The Humulus lupulus chromosome 7, drHumLupu1.1, whole genome shotgun sequence region cgagagataataaaagccatcccctcctcgagctcgggaggggttacttttcagacaaaagagatacaagatctcttgaggcgaaggtcctttccaccccatctcgtggtataaggacctcaggcagacagtaccctgtaagagttggtgttgagttggaacggggccaacccaacgaaatccgtgaagtccttgaaaaaagacttcaagggcaacagtgctcctgccctcatgtgttcctagctccatgccgcatatttcacattggcgtcgcggcccccgggggcgaagcagcttcgttcatggtcaaccggagctcgacacttcgaAGTGCCTGACAAGctgaggccgtggaaagccaggatttcgGTTATCtgactggttgtggtaaccgagctccaataatgctcggccttaAACATTTTTTTCCTCGGCtacgaggaagaaggttcccccatcagtgaaaatgggAGTTCACCTGGATTATACGCAATGGTAACCCTCaatgcagggtcgaggggaatcggcctggGCCCCGAATTGGATtctggatagagggcctcccgaagaactcttctcttcttttcgataacctcgtctatctgacggcgataatgagctcggatATCCTCCTGCTCACGCAcgagctcgtattctcttatccgacgttggttccgggcgaacagtgattctgggctcggagattttggctcgtaagggattgccagcaatgacccccaccgtctttccagattctgtgacatctagtgagaaagaaaaaatggtgagggccatgcatgcaagagtttcgagctcgaagttacgagctcggggtttaggaacaaaacaagctacatattaaggcccttattaaagagtcaggacgtgcgttccacgggaaatgaaggagagtggataattttttgaaaatcccgaaaatcaagggaaaaaagagtggcggttaactagaaaaggcagccttgggtttcgtgcatttgtcaaggcccatGTCTTTTACCCGAAagcttggtgtacaagaaacgtctcttaaaaatttgaaaacccagaaaacaggaacCTCACTCAGACATCAAAACTGGGTAaaaaccagtgatgtaaatccagtatggaagtctaaaaagcataagagctTATCAGATCAAAATCTCCTATCGTGTTATGATAAGAAAATGAACAAGCACATTCCAAAGACAAAGCAAGAACAACATGAATAAAAACTAACAAAAttgaaaacaaagattgcatacttacacaataatggcgattgcagagagattgtcgatcgaagaagaggttgcaaataagaactcacgaactcgaacaaaccagggtttctttgtttctttggctgagaaaacatgcacataatagaAACTTTATAGagaggtctctggtttcgtttttcttcttttcttgcttttggtgaacgaaggtaaaaaagaagatgaagagtggggtctcgtatttatagatggaaaaagggggattaatccggggcgtCGAATAAAATCCTTGCTAGATCAGAcagatggggatcaatgacaagatggcgccgaaaaggtggcagaaggatgatcgtgggcatgtttccaaggtactcaagtaccaagaatgagcaatacccggctgacgcgtgtccattttcaaaagtgtgacggtacagttctcaaagaaagtagttcaaaagtttccttctcttaggattcgaacaaatacttttgagggggcaagatgttatacccagatttcgagctatgttaaatacgACCTCGAAAGGTGGATTCGCAGCGAGTGGACCCATaaggtttgaagtatgctccaggattgaatatcgagcctgcaggCCATAGGCGACTTCGAGTATCATGACCTCGGAGTGtttatgatctcgaaaggtagctccggagacgcattcatcttcagggatgacctcggatcaggggtcccgagctcgacgcacatccgatctcgaaagccatgtgacctcgggagatgtctctagctcgaaagatgacgagaaacctgggaagctaaagccttagagatacatgataaccaccttgaatatctataagtgttgtaaatacgagatgtaatcctcatttattgctgaaaatcccctagaatcgtgggatattatttggtcagttatacgtcccctggtcttcaagggacgtttcctttttatatctgattattggcatttaaagtcatttattttattcacaaaaagagtaactacccagaatatgtgggatagtattctgcagccttctctataaatagagaggccatgcaccattgtaatagaccaaaattctgatccttgagagaaaactctgaagaattcatgcttaagaattttcagagataatcttgagtttaataacagagactcgtggactaggcagatttaactgctgaaccacgtaaaaatcatgtgtttgtattgtcatattttaatttgccattatcagttattgtttatgtgctcttctttcactgtttgacgaaaaacggcgtcaacacaaaaaataaaaataaaagttatcaaacgcgtttatcatattttgtttttaaaaacaaaaaacagaaatagttaccaaatatatttttattttttaaaaataaagaaacaaaaataaaataatatttccatttttgtatttaaaaaattcaaaaacaaaatttttaccaaacGGGCCTTAAGTGTTCCAAATAATTACAAAATGCACGGTGTTTGaacaaaaaaatctaaatatacggttacataaaataattacaaatttacGGTATTAATTTTCAAGCTAACACGCTTACTTACTAACACACCTACACAATTATGCATCACTTCACATTTCCTCaaactaatattatatatatatatgtttacatatatatatttatacaattataAATCTTAGACACGCaacttttaaattgaaaaatgaatatttatttatatatatatgataatattttattcttttctttctatTCTCTGtactttagttttattttttttgtctttttctctTCAGTAATTAATTCATACATATTTTTAGTgtgctaataataataatatcaactATCTtctactttttttattttattatcttaGTATCATACATAAATTTCTAATTAATATgtcatttttcacttttttttttctcccttaatattactttttatatttaatttgtttacagtcctatttttatttaaattaatataaatgatctttcaattttattatatatatatatattcataaatttttgtaacatatattaatagtagtattatattatattgttttgaaaatatagctagtcaaatctcaacactcaatgttaaacTAAAATCTTAATCTAGTCAAAGTTTAAGTTTTgttgtaaaaatatattttaaagttaaaaaattaattttgtaaatttttgtaacaatcatgttaaataaatttataaatatttatgtaaatgttagttaAAAAAATAAACGTATtgattgtgaaattagttttgcaaactgattacaaaaatgtaaaacttgtatATAAAATTATTGTAATTCACTACTCTCTAactgtatttttatataaatatatatatatataataaagtgttttataaataatgaatatcttaaatttatatttttaagttgtataatataaatttaatgtttaatgtaattttttggtacaatattgtaacatatggaaaattataatatttttatttggttacgatttcttaactataaattatttttgtaaatgttagttacaaaaatatatttcctAGTTAtgaaactagatttgtaaactattattacaaaaataaaaaaattagttacgatTTTGTTCGTAAGTTTTATGTACAAAATAATACAATTCTAAaactaatttttgtaaatattatttacaaacacgtaaaagatatttacaattttgtaacagatatttacaagtttgtaaacgttgatcacaaaaaattgtattttaccgCTTTTATTTCAGATTTAAAAGGCACTCCGTATTTACACTTTTGCCactccgtgtttttatccaaaaattccgtatttttgtaatataccgtatttttcatattttttttaacttttagtgcatttttgtagatttctcaattttttttaagattgattcactattttttatattttatttatgtattttgaaagaaaaaggaaataaaaatattatttgggAATCTAAATAATATGATTTGAAAAGATTTGAGACCTAATTCATACAAAATCAAATTTGGGGACCTAAATATTATAAAGTGTAAATAAGAGAAACTTCGGCTAAAAAAACCTAATTTAATACTTGTGTTCGTGACCAGAAAGAAGTAACCAGAAGTAACACTTGTGTTCTAGGGTCCGCACCACATCGCGATTAGCATAGAATTTTCAAGAGAACACTAGATCACTTCTCTAGTAACCTATAAAATCCCCAACTGCTGCTCATTCATTCCCATAAAAATTTAGATTCACATTCAAACTATCTACACAAATACTCCCAATCCGATAAAGCTTCATAGCTACTCAAATCTTCTTCACACAACATCAAACCTAAGAAAAGATCATCATGGCTTTGATTCCTAGCTTGTTCGGCGGACGACGGAGCAACATCTTCGACCCGTTCTCTCTGGACGTGTGGGATCCTTTCAAGGACTTCCCTCTCTCCGTCCCCAAGATCTCGAGGGAGACTTCCACCATGGTCAACGCCCGCGTTGACTGGAAAGAAACTCCAGAGGCTCACGTGTTCAATGCCGATGTACCCCGGCTGAAGAAGGAGGAGGTGAAGGTGGAGGTCGAGGAGGGTCAAGTGCTGCAGATTAGCGGAGAGAGGAATGTGGAGAAGGAAGACAAGAACGATACGTGGCACAGGGTGGAACGCAGCAGTGGGATGTTCTTCCAGCGGTTCCGGTTGCCGGAGAACGCGAAGGTGGATCAGGTGAAGGCTTCTAAAGAGAATGGCGTATTGACTGTTACTGTTCCTAAAGACGAAATCAAGAAACCTGATGTGAAAGCTGTTGAGATTTGTGGTTGAGACTTAGAAACTGCTCTGTTGTCATATACAATAATGCAAAGTGCGTGCCTTGAAATGTATATTTGTGTGTTTGTTGTGCTAaaaattaatattgtatttaAGAAAGATATGGAAGAGTGATCAACTTTTTCTTGTGATACTTCTGATAAAATATAGATGAGCAAACTAAGAGAATACAACATAAAACAACCTCATCTAACAACATGCATTTAATTTTCTAGGGATACCAAAATAGAGATGAGTAAGTAAATACATACATCCACCATTACTGCTTAGAGTTTGAGAAAATGCCATCTTAATCCTGTAAATAGCCAAAAACAATAATTAGAAGGTGAATCTGAGATAGTCTCTTTTGGAGCATCACACTGCTTCACTCTGATAGAACTCCATCTGAATACTATCTCTGTATTACAGATGACCCTTTCATTACCCTTAAAAAATATATCGTGTATATAATATACCAAATATAGAgtaatgaattaatatgattattGGGCCTTGAGTGTTTGATCAAAAGAAAAGAGTGTATGTAAACCCAATGGGCTGGTCACATAGATTTTTAGTGTGTGTCCAAGAAGGCCACCTATATATTTAGAAATATAACACCATCCTATTATGGTCCCCAATAATACCATTACCAGGCCAAACATATATGGTTGTTAAACAATGAAGTGATGTATTTATACTAGTCCACATAATTTATTTCCAAcaattctcccacttggacagtATATACAAAACAAAGCAACATCACATTATATAATGAATCTCTATCAGTCAACCCAAAGCCGAAACAATAACGTAAAATATCATATCGACATGATATAAATATTTTAACGATCAAGGCTTACAACATTCACAAAAGATAACAACAGAGATGGAAAGACAGAATATATCTCATTGATTTGTCACTTAACCAAGCCAAAATGCAACCAAGGCATTATGGTAAATATAGTGACCAAAATACGTACATTGTGCATGTAATGTATAAAGTAAAATTACAAGCAATCCTTACAAAAACACCAACATGTTTATCACAAACGATCAAACATAAAATTAGCTCTCACTAACACAAAAAAGGGTCTAAGATCTCAACAATCCCATATGAGATACGTGTTCTTGAAACACACAAATAGGCAAACCCTTAGTTAGTGGATCCGCTAACATGTTGGCTGAAGGCATATGTTCTATGGTAATGAGAGATTCTGCAACTTATTCTTTAACAAAATAAAACTTGATATCCATATGCTTAGAGCGAGTAGTGCTCCCAGTGTTAATGGAAAAAGACACAACTGCAGCATTGTCACAATACATCTTTAGCGGCCTAGAAATGGAGTCTACAACTCCCAAAGCTGAAATGAATTTTCGCAGCCAAGCTGCATGACAAGTACCCTCATAACATGCCATAACTTCTGCATGCATTGACGAAGTAGCTATAagtgtctgcttgacacttttccacGAAATAGCTCCTTCAGCCATCATGAAAATGTAACCAGAAGTAGACTTTTTATCATCCACACAGCCTGCATGATCGACATCACAAAATCCAGCCACATTAAGAAGGT contains the following coding sequences:
- the LOC133791176 gene encoding 18.5 kDa class I heat shock protein-like, translated to MALIPSLFGGRRSNIFDPFSLDVWDPFKDFPLSVPKISRETSTMVNARVDWKETPEAHVFNADVPRLKKEEVKVEVEEGQVLQISGERNVEKEDKNDTWHRVERSSGMFFQRFRLPENAKVDQVKASKENGVLTVTVPKDEIKKPDVKAVEICG